One Algihabitans albus DNA segment encodes these proteins:
- a CDS encoding rubredoxin — MKDDEPEHRFVTRREALRALLIASASLPILAVRGPSVALAANLRRYRCPETECGYLYDPELGVPEHDVPPGVDFADLPDDWECPECGTPKYLW; from the coding sequence ATGAAAGACGACGAGCCCGAGCACCGCTTCGTGACGCGCCGTGAGGCGCTGCGCGCCCTGCTGATCGCCAGCGCATCCCTACCGATCCTGGCCGTACGTGGCCCGAGTGTCGCGCTGGCAGCGAACCTGAGGCGCTACCGCTGCCCGGAAACGGAGTGCGGCTACCTCTACGATCCGGAGCTCGGTGTACCGGAACACGACGTTCCGCCGGGTGTGGACTTCGCGGACCTGCCGGACGATTGGGAATGTCCCGAGTGCGGGACGCCGAAATACCTCTGGTAG
- the ipdC gene encoding indolepyruvate/phenylpyruvate decarboxylase: MNLAESLLHALKGHGAREIFGIPGDFALPFFKVVEQSGILPLYTFSHEPAVGFAADSAARFGSRLGVAAVTYGAGAFNLVNPIACALAERSPLVVISGAPGRAERTSGLLLHHQAKTLDSQFRVMAELTCDQAALDDPVTAPAQIARVLRSAVEQSMPVYLEVPRDLVFAETAPTKALPVTPTDAEALAECADEILERLAKAERPALMVGVETRRFGIEDKVARLAEKLGLPVVTSFMGRGLLAGSSAEPLGTYLGAAGRPEISDLVETSDGLLLLGVILCDTNFGVSEKQINLGTAIHALGREVRVSRHVYGDVPLEALVEALLERATPVNAQRGQAIAAASYPAALETTDEAVQPTDIARAVNDLMRRHGPLPIVSDVGDCLFTAMEMENTELAANGYYAGMGFGVPGGLGGQAASGKRTLILVGDGAFQMTGWELGNCRRYGWDPIVIVYNNESWEMLRAFQPESDFNDLSDWRFAEVAGPLGGDGVRVRSKAELKDALDKAMTTRGRFQLIEVMLERGAMSETLSRFVTGVKKGRGQQ; this comes from the coding sequence ATGAATCTCGCGGAATCCCTTTTGCACGCCCTGAAGGGCCACGGCGCCCGTGAAATCTTCGGCATTCCGGGCGACTTCGCCCTGCCCTTCTTCAAGGTGGTGGAGCAGTCCGGCATCCTCCCGCTCTATACCTTCAGCCACGAGCCGGCGGTCGGCTTTGCCGCCGACTCCGCGGCCCGCTTCGGCAGCCGGTTGGGCGTCGCCGCGGTGACCTATGGGGCCGGCGCCTTCAATCTGGTGAACCCGATCGCCTGTGCTCTAGCCGAACGCTCGCCGCTGGTGGTGATTTCCGGCGCGCCCGGCCGGGCCGAACGGACCTCCGGCCTGCTATTGCACCATCAGGCCAAGACACTGGACAGCCAGTTCCGGGTGATGGCCGAATTGACCTGCGACCAGGCCGCGCTGGACGATCCCGTCACGGCACCGGCGCAGATCGCTCGCGTGCTGCGCTCGGCGGTCGAGCAGTCCATGCCGGTCTATCTGGAGGTCCCGCGCGATCTGGTCTTCGCCGAGACAGCGCCGACAAAAGCGCTGCCGGTCACGCCCACCGACGCCGAGGCGCTGGCCGAATGCGCGGACGAAATCCTGGAGCGGCTGGCCAAGGCCGAGCGGCCGGCCCTGATGGTGGGAGTCGAAACCCGCCGCTTCGGGATCGAGGACAAGGTCGCCCGTCTGGCCGAGAAACTGGGCCTACCGGTGGTGACCTCCTTCATGGGGCGCGGCCTGCTGGCCGGAAGTTCGGCGGAGCCGCTGGGAACCTATCTGGGCGCCGCGGGCCGGCCGGAGATCAGCGACCTGGTCGAAACCTCGGATGGCCTGCTGCTGCTGGGCGTCATTCTTTGCGACACCAACTTCGGCGTCTCCGAAAAGCAGATCAATCTCGGTACCGCGATACATGCTCTGGGCCGCGAGGTGCGGGTCAGCCGGCACGTCTACGGCGACGTCCCCCTGGAGGCACTGGTCGAGGCGCTGCTGGAGCGCGCCACGCCGGTGAACGCACAGCGGGGCCAGGCGATTGCCGCCGCGAGCTATCCGGCCGCGCTGGAGACCACCGACGAAGCCGTTCAGCCGACCGACATCGCGCGGGCCGTCAACGACCTGATGCGCCGGCACGGTCCCCTGCCGATCGTCAGCGACGTCGGCGATTGCCTCTTCACCGCCATGGAAATGGAGAACACGGAGCTGGCGGCCAACGGCTACTACGCCGGCATGGGCTTCGGCGTTCCCGGCGGGCTGGGTGGCCAAGCGGCAAGCGGCAAGCGCACGCTGATCCTGGTCGGCGACGGCGCCTTTCAGATGACCGGCTGGGAGCTGGGGAATTGCCGGCGCTATGGCTGGGACCCCATCGTCATCGTCTACAACAACGAGAGCTGGGAGATGCTGCGCGCCTTTCAGCCCGAGTCCGACTTCAACGACCTCTCCGACTGGCGCTTCGCCGAAGTCGCGGGGCCCCTCGGCGGCGACGGTGTGCGGGTCCGCAGCAAGGCAGAACTCAAGGACGCTCTGGACAAGGCCATGACGACGCGCGGCCGGTTCCAGCTGATCGAGGTGATGCTGGAGCGCGGCGCTATGTCCGAGACCCTTTCGCGCTTCGTCACGGGCGTGAAGAAGGGGCGCGGTCAGCAGTAA
- a CDS encoding PhoX family protein — protein MKNTDRSHYSCRAEAYEASEDTPSNRSEAPTIGDVINRRFGRRDVLRGALGVAAIGAIAGSGLAALGGKKALAASASFNFSEISHGVDETHHVAPGYSADVLIRWGDPVLADAPEFDPMNQTAAAQAKQFGYNNDYVGYIGLPFGSDNAERGLLCVNHEYTNEEVMFPGVGKQDGDAEFAAMTKDLVEVEMAAHGGSILEIEKVDGAWSVVSGSEYARRITALETEMELTGPAAGHDLMKTSADSGGTKVIGTINNCAGGITPWGTYLMAEENFHGYFWGDVEGHPQQAALERYGVPGAWYAWGQFHDRFDIGKEPNESHRFGWIVEVDPLDPTSTPKKRTALGRFKHEGGESIVNGDGRVVVYMGDDQRFDYLYKFVSAGTYNPDDRAANMDLLDEGTLYVARFDAEGTVAWLPLTQGEGPLTAANGFPDQATVVVNARLAADALGATPMDRPEDVEANPATDKIYVMLTNNSRRTAEQVDAANPRAENRFGQIVEITAANGDHASTEDTWEMLVVCGDPTDGEVGAIWNPATSENGWFASPDNCAVDNQGRLWISTDQGSGWSLSGTADGVWAMETEGDLRGTGKMFFRVPIGAEMCGPKFTPDDTTLFVAVQHPATDGTKAYPGFERNSTFEDPATRWPDFQEGMPPRPSVVTITKDDGGKIGV, from the coding sequence ATGAAGAACACCGACCGATCGCATTATTCCTGTCGCGCGGAGGCTTACGAGGCCTCCGAGGACACCCCCTCCAACCGCTCCGAGGCACCGACCATCGGCGATGTCATCAATCGCCGCTTCGGCCGCCGCGATGTCCTGAGGGGCGCCCTGGGCGTCGCCGCCATCGGCGCGATCGCCGGCAGCGGACTGGCCGCTTTGGGCGGCAAGAAGGCACTGGCCGCTTCCGCCTCCTTCAACTTCAGCGAAATCTCGCACGGCGTCGACGAAACGCATCACGTAGCGCCCGGCTACAGTGCCGATGTGCTGATCCGCTGGGGCGACCCGGTTCTGGCCGATGCGCCCGAGTTCGACCCGATGAACCAGACCGCCGCCGCTCAGGCGAAGCAGTTCGGTTACAACAACGACTACGTCGGATACATCGGCTTGCCCTTCGGCTCGGACAACGCCGAGCGCGGTCTGCTTTGCGTGAACCACGAGTACACCAACGAAGAAGTTATGTTCCCCGGCGTCGGCAAGCAGGACGGCGATGCCGAGTTCGCCGCCATGACCAAGGATCTGGTCGAGGTCGAAATGGCCGCGCACGGCGGTTCCATTCTCGAAATCGAGAAGGTCGACGGCGCCTGGAGCGTGGTTTCGGGCAGCGAGTACGCCCGCCGCATCACCGCGCTCGAGACCGAGATGGAGCTCACCGGCCCCGCCGCGGGTCACGATCTGATGAAGACCTCCGCCGACTCCGGCGGCACGAAGGTCATCGGCACGATCAACAACTGCGCTGGCGGTATCACGCCCTGGGGCACCTACCTGATGGCCGAGGAGAACTTCCACGGCTACTTCTGGGGCGATGTCGAGGGGCATCCGCAGCAGGCCGCGTTGGAGCGTTACGGCGTGCCCGGCGCCTGGTATGCCTGGGGCCAGTTCCACGACCGCTTCGACATCGGCAAGGAGCCGAATGAGAGCCACCGCTTCGGCTGGATCGTCGAGGTCGATCCCCTGGACCCGACCTCGACCCCGAAGAAGCGCACCGCGCTCGGCCGCTTCAAGCACGAGGGCGGCGAGTCGATCGTCAACGGCGACGGCCGCGTCGTGGTCTACATGGGCGACGACCAGCGCTTCGACTATCTCTATAAGTTCGTCAGTGCGGGCACCTACAACCCCGACGACCGGGCCGCCAACATGGACCTGCTCGACGAGGGCACGCTCTACGTGGCCCGCTTCGATGCGGAAGGTACCGTCGCCTGGCTGCCGCTGACGCAGGGCGAAGGTCCGCTGACGGCCGCCAACGGCTTCCCCGACCAGGCCACCGTGGTGGTCAATGCCCGGCTGGCCGCCGATGCCCTGGGCGCCACGCCGATGGACCGGCCCGAGGATGTCGAGGCCAACCCGGCGACCGATAAGATCTACGTCATGTTGACCAACAACAGCCGGCGCACGGCCGAGCAGGTCGACGCGGCCAATCCCCGGGCCGAGAACCGCTTCGGCCAGATCGTTGAGATCACCGCCGCCAACGGAGACCATGCCTCAACCGAAGATACTTGGGAGATGCTGGTGGTCTGCGGCGATCCCACCGACGGCGAGGTCGGAGCCATTTGGAATCCGGCGACCAGCGAGAACGGCTGGTTCGCCTCGCCCGACAACTGCGCGGTCGACAATCAGGGGCGCCTCTGGATCTCCACCGACCAGGGCAGCGGTTGGTCGCTGAGCGGAACGGCGGACGGCGTCTGGGCAATGGAGACGGAAGGTGACCTGCGCGGCACAGGCAAGATGTTCTTCCGCGTGCCGATCGGCGCCGAAATGTGTGGGCCGAAGTTCACGCCCGACGACACCACGTTGTTCGTCGCGGTCCAGCATCCGGCGACCGACGGCACCAAGGCCTATCCGGGCTTCGAGCGGAACTCGACCTTCGAGGATCCCGCCACCCGCTGGCCCGACTTCCAGGAAGGCATGCCCCCGCGCCCCTCGGTGGTGACCATCACCAAGGACGACGGCGGCAAGATCGGAGTCTGA
- a CDS encoding TetR/AcrR family transcriptional regulator, which yields MTSAVALLEREGEEGFSIRKVSAKVGCDPMAVLYHFKSKAGLERAMADALNAELKPVETTAPWRERLSALAHQYRSLALRYPRTFPLLLRFWVTGPADYRHAEMIYQALADAGFDDRQTVDICFGWYASILGLAAAEVGGMLQPASAENLAEVRALPPADFPTTTRLVEAFADQEPGRIYGLMIETFLDGVEQSLKAG from the coding sequence GTGACGTCCGCCGTTGCCTTGCTGGAACGAGAGGGCGAAGAGGGTTTTAGCATCCGCAAGGTCAGTGCCAAGGTCGGCTGCGATCCCATGGCTGTGCTTTATCATTTCAAATCGAAAGCGGGTCTCGAGCGCGCGATGGCGGATGCGCTCAATGCCGAGCTCAAGCCCGTCGAGACTACTGCGCCCTGGCGCGAGCGTCTCTCGGCCTTGGCGCATCAGTATCGGAGTCTGGCGCTGCGCTATCCGCGCACCTTTCCCCTGCTGTTGCGTTTCTGGGTGACCGGCCCGGCCGACTATCGCCACGCGGAAATGATCTATCAGGCGCTCGCCGATGCGGGTTTCGACGACCGTCAGACGGTCGACATCTGCTTCGGCTGGTATGCCAGCATTCTTGGGCTGGCAGCGGCCGAGGTCGGCGGCATGCTGCAGCCGGCGAGTGCCGAGAATCTGGCCGAGGTGAGAGCCTTGCCGCCCGCGGACTTTCCCACCACCACTCGTCTGGTCGAGGCCTTCGCGGACCAGGAGCCGGGGCGTATCTACGGTTTGATGATCGAAACCTTCCTGGACGGCGTGGAGCAGTCGCTGAAGGCCGGATAG
- a CDS encoding MFS transporter encodes MSAAALALTPRQRALSIAAVVASTIGVGISYGIGYPITALTFEQWGAPTWLNGLVGSAPALAILLCLPFFPRLVGYLGTIRAMALGCVLVGSGFLLMPLFPSPEAWLVLRLIMGAGIALPWLVGETWINTVADDKIRGRMLALYAIALFSGFAAGPFILDQVGIVGWTPFVIGAAGILLAVVPIVSAAALAPSMPEHPDTGVFGAFLLAPIAMVAGVIGGLLELGHFALLPIYALQDGATADQALQLLTLFMVGGIALQFVVGWLADQVSARVVLIAAAFLFAAIAATLPMTDDPILRSAAVFVMGGLGIGFYTLGLTFIGQRVRVQDLAVANAAFLITYQVGAMIGPSIGGVAMGVWQPHGFVVAMVASALLGAFVMALVGRGSRRA; translated from the coding sequence ATGTCCGCCGCCGCTCTTGCCCTGACACCGCGTCAAAGGGCCCTCAGCATCGCCGCAGTGGTCGCCTCGACCATCGGCGTCGGAATCTCCTACGGGATCGGCTACCCCATTACCGCGCTGACCTTCGAGCAGTGGGGCGCCCCGACCTGGCTGAACGGACTGGTCGGATCCGCGCCGGCGCTGGCGATCCTGCTCTGCCTGCCGTTCTTCCCGAGACTTGTCGGATACCTCGGTACGATCCGCGCCATGGCGCTGGGCTGCGTTCTGGTCGGAAGCGGCTTTCTGCTCATGCCGCTCTTTCCATCGCCCGAAGCCTGGCTGGTCCTGCGATTGATCATGGGGGCCGGCATCGCTCTACCCTGGCTGGTCGGAGAGACCTGGATCAACACTGTCGCCGACGACAAGATCCGCGGCCGCATGCTCGCCCTCTATGCGATCGCGCTCTTCAGCGGTTTCGCCGCCGGTCCCTTCATCCTCGACCAGGTCGGCATTGTCGGTTGGACACCCTTCGTCATAGGAGCGGCCGGAATCCTACTTGCCGTGGTGCCGATCGTCTCGGCCGCGGCCCTGGCGCCAAGCATGCCCGAACATCCGGATACCGGCGTCTTCGGCGCCTTTCTGCTGGCGCCCATCGCCATGGTTGCCGGCGTCATCGGCGGCCTGCTCGAGCTGGGGCACTTCGCTCTGCTGCCGATCTATGCGCTGCAGGACGGCGCGACCGCGGATCAGGCCCTACAGCTTCTCACGCTGTTCATGGTCGGCGGGATCGCACTGCAGTTCGTCGTCGGCTGGCTGGCCGATCAGGTCTCGGCACGGGTCGTTCTGATCGCGGCCGCTTTCCTCTTCGCCGCAATCGCCGCAACTCTGCCGATGACCGACGATCCGATTCTGCGCTCCGCCGCCGTTTTCGTCATGGGCGGTCTCGGTATCGGCTTCTACACGCTGGGTCTGACCTTCATCGGGCAAAGAGTTCGCGTCCAGGATCTCGCCGTCGCCAACGCCGCCTTTCTCATCACCTATCAGGTCGGCGCCATGATCGGCCCATCGATCGGCGGCGTGGCCATGGGAGTCTGGCAACCTCACGGCTTCGTGGTGGCCATGGTCGCATCCGCACTGCTTGGCGCCTTTGTCATGGCCCTTGTCGGGCGGGGCAGCCGACGCGCCTGA
- the hspQ gene encoding heat shock protein HspQ has product MSPSRPLFMIGEIVNHVKFGYRGVVVDVDPVFGLTEEWYAQVARSRPPKDKPWYHLLVDGAQHMTYVAERHLQPHPDKTQIDHPDLGRFFGRYDGHRYILRETAH; this is encoded by the coding sequence ATGAGCCCAAGCCGGCCGCTTTTCATGATCGGCGAGATCGTGAACCACGTGAAGTTCGGCTATCGCGGCGTGGTCGTCGATGTTGACCCGGTGTTTGGACTGACCGAGGAGTGGTACGCGCAAGTGGCGCGTTCGCGCCCACCGAAGGATAAGCCCTGGTACCATCTGTTGGTCGACGGGGCTCAGCACATGACCTATGTCGCCGAGCGCCATTTGCAGCCGCACCCGGACAAGACCCAGATCGACCATCCGGACCTCGGGCGCTTCTTCGGTCGCTATGACGGTCACCGCTACATCCTGCGCGAGACGGCTCACTAA